The following are from one region of the Cyclopterus lumpus isolate fCycLum1 chromosome 21, fCycLum1.pri, whole genome shotgun sequence genome:
- the olig2 gene encoding oligodendrocyte transcription factor 2, with amino-acid sequence MDSDTSRVSSRPSSPEVDDIFLATLKKSVHGFSSAVSSTQSDHLSELASLHGLHGLSEEDEESLALRLSKKDHKLLSENELQTIRLKINSRERKRMHDLNVAMDGLREVMPYAHGPSVRKLSKIATLLLARNYILMLSNSLEEMKRLVSEIYGSGGHHGGFHPAACGTMTHAGPVPGHPVVSHASHPVVHHPLLPPAVSSASLSAPGISAVTSVRAHHGLLKAPGAGAGPLGSSFQHWGVGTGMPCPCSMCQVPPPHVTSMPVPMPRLASDPK; translated from the coding sequence ATGGACTCAGATACGAGCCGCGTGTCGAGCAGACCCTCATCTCCGGAGGTGGACGACATCTTCCTCGCCACCCTCAAGAAGTCGGTGCACGGCTTCTCCAGCGCCGTGTCCTCCACGCAGAGCGACCATCTATCAGAGCTCGCCAGCCTGCACGGCCTGCACGGCCTCtccgaggaagacgaggagtcCCTCGCCCTCCGGCTGTCCAAGAAGGACCACAAGCTGCTGTCGGAGAACGAGCTGCAGACCATTCGCCTCAAGATCAACAGCcgcgagaggaagaggatgcacGACCTCAACGTGGCCATGGACGGGCTCCGGGAGGTCATGCCCTACGCGCACGGACCGTCGGTGCGCAAGCTCTCCAAAATCGCCACCCTGCTGCTGGCTAGAAACTACATCCTGATGCTGAGCAACTCGCTGGAGGAGATGAAGCGGCTGGTGAGCGAGATCTACGGCAGCGGCGGTCACCACGGCGGCTTCCACCCGGCGGCCTGCGGGACTATGACACACGCGGGACCCGTGCCGGGACACCCGGTGGTTTCCCACGCCTCGCACCCGGTGGTGCACCACCCGCTCCTTCCCCCGGCCGTCTCCTCCGCGTCCCTGTCCGCGCCCGGCATCTCCGCCGTGACCTCGGTCAGAGCCCACCACGGACTCCTCAAAGCGCCCGGAGCCGGCGCGGGGCCGCTGGGCAGCAGTTTCCAGCACTGGGGCGTTGGCACCGGGATGCCCTGCCCGTGCAGCATGTGCCAAGTCCCGCCTCCGCATGTGACCAGCATGCCGGTCCCCATGCCGAGGCTGGCCAGCGACCCCAAGTGA